In Ectothiorhodospira sp. BSL-9, a single window of DNA contains:
- a CDS encoding response regulator: MKLHQALIPALFEHSANGMLLIANDLIVDCNQAAVQMLDYDDRSDLLNLSPGLFSPPTQPDGRDSLEKAREMNATAAAHGSHRFEWVHRTRAGRNTWMEVLLTRIQHDGEDLLHAVWNRIDDRKQAEASLRRQLRFEAMVSDISARFVSATDDGVDVAVDDALASMGRFFQASRAYVFQVRDEGALMSNTHEWCAEGVTPQIQQLINLSTSESPWFMAQLRHTRCLHLPDVSAIPDEGAAERALLQSQDICSLLALPLFNDETLTGFCGLDIVDRSYTWSENEIGLLKTIAQILSGAFARREVERTLREAKDAAEAATLAKSRFLANMSHEIRTPMNAITGMGHLLAQTGLTEQQRDYLSKLQGSANNLLGLLNDILDLSKVEANRVELERTRFDLSAALDNVVSGFAVTAESQGLELTVVCPSNVPRLLMGDPLRLGQILSNLVANAVKFTPEGYVRLCVDLLREDREAVCLRFAVRDSGIGITPDQQARLFKPFSQADASTTRRFGGTGLGLSISQHLTRLMGGQIQLQSQPGKGSEFWFDLTLPKAALPAARLTQPPHARARLVGRVLLVEDTPLNQEVAQALLTRMGLTVTLADNGEQALKQLSQSVFDLILMDIQMPVLDGYETTRQIRGQKALDKLPVIAMTAHTMAEDRERCLASGMNDFIAKPIDPAQMHQVLAQWLPKAADEQAVKRTPHDADTPRRSPVAHLRTLATQLEACSPDASDLVTQLQDMALPEESAVLDQVAELLEDFEFEQASQVLAPLLDQVEGNRHG, translated from the coding sequence GTGAAACTCCATCAGGCACTCATTCCAGCCTTGTTCGAGCATAGCGCCAACGGCATGCTGCTGATCGCCAATGACCTGATCGTGGATTGCAATCAGGCGGCCGTGCAGATGCTGGACTACGACGACCGTTCGGATTTACTGAACCTGAGCCCTGGCCTGTTTTCCCCTCCCACCCAGCCGGACGGGCGTGACTCCCTGGAGAAGGCCCGTGAGATGAATGCCACCGCCGCGGCCCATGGCTCACACCGTTTTGAATGGGTGCACCGGACCCGTGCCGGTCGCAACACCTGGATGGAGGTCCTGCTCACCCGGATTCAGCACGACGGTGAGGACCTGCTCCACGCGGTCTGGAACCGGATCGATGATCGCAAACAGGCCGAGGCCAGCCTGCGACGGCAATTGCGATTCGAGGCGATGGTCTCGGATATCTCTGCCCGATTCGTCAGCGCCACAGACGACGGAGTGGACGTGGCCGTGGATGATGCCCTGGCCAGCATGGGCCGGTTTTTCCAGGCCAGTCGCGCTTATGTGTTCCAGGTCAGGGACGAAGGCGCGCTCATGAGTAACACCCATGAATGGTGCGCCGAAGGTGTGACACCCCAGATCCAGCAATTGATCAACTTATCGACCTCAGAGTCGCCCTGGTTCATGGCACAACTGCGCCACACCCGCTGCCTGCATCTGCCGGATGTGTCAGCCATCCCCGATGAGGGCGCCGCAGAACGGGCGTTGCTCCAGTCCCAGGACATCTGCTCCCTGCTGGCCCTGCCCCTGTTCAACGACGAGACCCTGACCGGATTCTGCGGGCTGGATATCGTGGATCGCAGCTACACCTGGAGCGAGAACGAGATTGGCCTGCTCAAGACCATCGCCCAGATCCTTTCCGGGGCCTTTGCCCGTCGGGAAGTGGAGCGCACCCTGCGCGAGGCCAAGGACGCCGCCGAAGCCGCCACCCTGGCCAAGAGTCGTTTCCTGGCCAACATGAGCCACGAAATTCGAACCCCCATGAATGCCATCACGGGCATGGGTCATCTGCTCGCCCAGACGGGCCTCACCGAACAACAAAGGGATTACCTGAGCAAGCTGCAAGGGTCTGCCAACAACCTGCTGGGCCTGCTCAATGACATCCTTGACCTGTCCAAGGTGGAGGCCAACCGGGTGGAGCTGGAGCGAACCCGATTTGACCTGTCCGCCGCGCTGGACAATGTGGTCTCGGGCTTCGCCGTGACAGCGGAGAGCCAGGGCCTGGAACTGACGGTCGTGTGCCCCTCGAATGTCCCCCGCCTGCTCATGGGCGACCCCCTGCGCCTTGGCCAGATCCTGTCCAACCTGGTGGCCAATGCGGTCAAGTTCACCCCCGAGGGATATGTGCGCCTCTGCGTGGATCTGCTGAGGGAAGACCGCGAAGCCGTATGCCTGCGCTTTGCAGTGCGTGACTCCGGGATCGGCATCACGCCGGATCAGCAGGCGCGGCTGTTCAAGCCCTTCTCCCAGGCGGATGCCTCCACCACCCGCCGCTTTGGCGGCACCGGCCTGGGGCTGTCCATCTCGCAGCACCTGACCCGGCTCATGGGCGGGCAGATCCAGTTGCAAAGTCAGCCGGGCAAGGGCAGTGAATTCTGGTTTGACCTGACACTTCCCAAGGCCGCTTTGCCAGCAGCCCGCTTAACCCAGCCACCCCATGCCCGGGCGCGCCTTGTCGGTCGGGTATTATTGGTGGAGGATACCCCGCTCAACCAGGAGGTGGCTCAGGCGCTATTGACGCGCATGGGTCTGACCGTGACTCTGGCAGACAATGGCGAACAGGCCCTGAAGCAATTGTCGCAATCGGTTTTCGACCTGATACTGATGGACATACAGATGCCGGTACTGGACGGTTACGAGACCACCCGCCAGATCCGTGGTCAGAAGGCCCTGGATAAGCTGCCCGTTATCGCCATGACCGCCCATACCATGGCCGAGGACCGGGAACGCTGCCTGGCCAGCGGCATGAATGACTTCATTGCCAAGCCCATCGATCCGGCGCAGATGCACCAGGTGCTGGCGCAGTGGCTTCCCAAGGCTGCGGATGAACAGGCCGTGAAGCGCACCCCCCATGACGCAGACACCCCGAGGCGATCCCCCGTCGCACACTTGCGGACCCTGGCCACACAGCTCGAGGCCTGCAGTCCCGATGCATCGGACCTGGTGACACAGTTGCAGGACATGGCGTTGCCTGAGGAATCAGCCGTGCTGGACCAGGTGGCCGAACTCCTGGAGGACTTTGAATTCGAGCAGGCTTCACAGGTCCTGGCACCACTGCTCGATCAGGTGGAAGGCAACAGGCATGGATGA
- a CDS encoding alkene reductase: protein MPKKDIDLFSRLYAGALDLKNRIVMAPMTRSRADDDGMPTELMAQYYAQRAGAGLIISEGTWPCPMGKGYIRTPGIYTEEQVDAWGKVTEAVHAAGGSIVLQLMHAGRISDPSFLPEGATPVSASAVRPEGQSYTAEGLKPHVTPRALEVDEIEEIIEDYRIATAMAFQAGFDGVELHAASGYLPEQFLCSSTNQRTDDYGGSVENRARFILELLEAMTSVRSGDYIGIKIAPEMGFNDIHDDNPQETYGYLVDQLGDYRLAYLHVALFGTEVDYHGLLKPRFRGDAYLVGGGLTRESGEALIQSGRADAAVYGTPFIANPDLPERFRRNAPLAEADKDTFYSSGPQGYVDYPGLDE from the coding sequence ATGCCCAAGAAAGACATCGATCTGTTTTCCCGACTGTATGCTGGCGCCCTGGATCTGAAGAACCGCATCGTCATGGCCCCCATGACCCGCTCCCGGGCCGATGATGACGGCATGCCCACGGAGTTGATGGCCCAGTACTACGCCCAGCGCGCCGGGGCGGGGCTGATCATCAGTGAGGGCACCTGGCCCTGCCCCATGGGCAAGGGCTATATCCGCACCCCCGGCATCTACACCGAGGAGCAGGTGGACGCCTGGGGCAAGGTGACCGAGGCGGTCCATGCCGCGGGCGGCTCCATCGTGCTGCAGTTGATGCATGCCGGGCGCATTTCCGACCCTTCGTTCCTGCCCGAGGGGGCCACGCCGGTGTCCGCCTCGGCGGTGCGCCCCGAGGGGCAATCCTACACCGCCGAGGGCCTCAAGCCGCACGTCACACCCCGGGCACTTGAGGTGGACGAGATCGAGGAAATCATCGAGGACTATCGCATCGCCACCGCCATGGCCTTCCAGGCGGGCTTCGATGGCGTGGAGCTGCATGCAGCCTCCGGTTATCTGCCGGAACAGTTCCTGTGCTCAAGCACCAATCAGCGTACCGACGATTACGGTGGCAGCGTGGAGAACCGGGCCCGTTTCATCCTGGAGTTGCTGGAGGCCATGACCTCCGTGCGCAGCGGCGATTACATCGGCATCAAGATCGCCCCGGAGATGGGCTTTAACGACATCCACGACGACAACCCCCAGGAGACCTATGGCTACCTGGTGGATCAGCTGGGGGATTACCGGCTGGCCTACCTGCACGTGGCCCTGTTCGGCACCGAGGTGGACTACCACGGCCTGCTCAAGCCCCGTTTCCGCGGCGATGCCTATCTGGTAGGCGGCGGCCTCACCCGGGAGAGCGGCGAAGCGCTCATCCAGTCGGGGCGCGCGGATGCGGCCGTTTACGGCACACCCTTCATTGCCAACCCGGATCTGCCCGAGCGGTTCCGCCGCAACGCGCCCCTGGCCGAGGCGGACAAGGACACGTTCTACTCATCCGGCCCCCAGGGGTATGTGGACTATCCGGGGTTGGACGAATAA
- a CDS encoding alkaline phosphatase family protein produces MSSAQRDLPSPPDYQGGSLANLMSSLITGLGGTPPSLPPLRLLPPDEVSSHRHVVLVVVDGLGDEFLKSQPAPFLNTHRRGAIHSVFPTTTATGVTTVLTGDAPAQHGLSGWYVHFRELGSVLAVLPGTPRHGGVGYDRVNLDLKGILGHRTLFDRIPGPTAMAAPEKIARTPYNKLHLGKASLLPFKRLEDMVNRVDTAIRGRAGARYVYAYWSELDTLGHHHGPDSPQTRDQLARVDEALARLARRLAGTDTLLVVTADHGMVDVLQRLDLSAYPEISRCLALPLCGEPRVAWAYVRHGYHEVFQQRVEAELGHACTLLPSRALLDQGWFGPGEPHPELEARIGDYALLMHPGWIIHDRIPGQNPHDMVGVHGGLDPRELYIPLARTVC; encoded by the coding sequence ATGTCATCCGCTCAGCGCGACCTTCCCTCACCCCCCGATTATCAGGGCGGCAGTCTGGCCAACCTGATGAGTTCGCTCATCACCGGATTGGGCGGAACACCTCCGTCCTTACCCCCGCTTCGACTCCTGCCCCCCGACGAAGTATCGAGCCACCGGCACGTGGTCCTGGTGGTGGTGGACGGTCTGGGCGATGAGTTCCTCAAGAGTCAGCCGGCACCCTTTCTGAACACCCATCGCCGGGGGGCCATTCACTCGGTGTTCCCCACCACCACGGCCACCGGTGTAACCACCGTGCTCACCGGCGACGCGCCAGCCCAGCATGGACTGAGTGGCTGGTATGTGCATTTTCGGGAGCTGGGCTCCGTGCTGGCCGTGCTACCGGGCACCCCCCGCCATGGCGGCGTCGGCTATGATCGTGTGAACCTCGACCTCAAGGGGATCCTGGGTCACCGAACCCTCTTCGATCGCATCCCGGGCCCGACGGCCATGGCGGCCCCGGAAAAGATCGCCCGCACCCCCTACAACAAGCTCCACCTGGGCAAGGCCAGCCTGCTGCCCTTCAAGCGCCTGGAGGACATGGTCAACCGGGTGGATACCGCCATCCGCGGGCGTGCCGGGGCCCGTTATGTCTATGCCTACTGGTCTGAACTGGACACGCTGGGCCATCATCATGGACCGGATTCGCCCCAGACGCGGGACCAGCTGGCCCGGGTGGATGAGGCGCTGGCGCGCCTCGCCCGACGCCTGGCGGGCACCGATACCCTGCTGGTGGTCACCGCCGATCATGGCATGGTGGACGTCCTCCAGCGACTGGATCTGAGCGCCTACCCCGAGATCAGCCGTTGCCTGGCCCTGCCCCTGTGCGGCGAGCCCCGGGTGGCCTGGGCCTATGTGCGCCACGGCTATCACGAGGTGTTCCAGCAGCGCGTTGAAGCGGAACTGGGTCATGCCTGCACCTTGCTGCCCAGCCGTGCGCTGCTGGACCAGGGCTGGTTCGGCCCGGGCGAGCCCCACCCGGAACTGGAGGCCCGCATCGGCGACTATGCATTGCTGATGCACCCCGGCTGGATCATCCACGACCGCATCCCGGGACAGAATCCCCATGACATGGTGGGCGTGCACGGCGGGCTGGATCCGCGGGAGCTCTATATCCCCCTGGCCCGCACGGTGTGTTGA
- a CDS encoding precorrin-2 C(20)-methyltransferase: MMSTGTLYGIGLGPGDPELITLKALRLLQASPVVAAFSKAGRTGNAWTIATPHLREDQTRLRLEYPFTLEVSVTDPRYHQEMGVFYEECAARLAEHLEAGRDVAVICEGDPFFYGSYMYLHDRLVGRFPVQVVPGITGMSACWTQANTPITHGDDVLTVLPGTLPEDTLVERLAHTDAAVFMKVGRNLPRVRSALARAGMLERALLVERGSMEGERVQRLAERAEDEPAPYFTIVLVPGRQGVR; the protein is encoded by the coding sequence ATGATGTCGACCGGCACCCTGTACGGCATCGGTCTGGGCCCCGGTGACCCGGAGCTGATCACCCTCAAGGCCCTGCGCCTGCTTCAGGCGTCACCGGTGGTGGCGGCCTTCTCCAAGGCCGGGCGCACCGGCAATGCCTGGACCATCGCCACGCCCCATCTGCGGGAAGACCAGACCCGTCTGCGCCTGGAGTATCCCTTCACCCTGGAAGTGTCGGTGACCGACCCCCGTTATCACCAGGAGATGGGGGTGTTTTACGAGGAGTGCGCGGCCCGATTGGCGGAACATCTGGAGGCGGGCCGTGATGTGGCGGTGATCTGTGAGGGGGATCCTTTCTTCTATGGCTCGTACATGTATCTTCATGACCGTCTGGTGGGGCGTTTCCCGGTGCAGGTGGTCCCGGGCATCACGGGCATGAGTGCCTGCTGGACGCAGGCCAATACGCCGATCACTCATGGGGATGATGTGCTGACGGTATTGCCCGGTACGCTCCCGGAGGACACTCTGGTGGAGCGTCTGGCCCATACGGATGCCGCCGTGTTCATGAAGGTGGGCCGTAATCTGCCGCGGGTTCGCTCGGCGCTGGCTCGGGCGGGGATGCTGGAGCGGGCCTTGCTGGTGGAGCGGGGTTCCATGGAGGGGGAACGGGTGCAGCGGCTGGCGGAGCGCGCCGAGGATGAGCCGGCACCTTATTTCACCATTGTGCTGGTTCCCGGCAGGCAGGGGGTGCGATGA
- a CDS encoding FAD-dependent oxidoreductase, whose amino-acid sequence MAGTLILGTGLAGYNVAREFRKHDTSTPLTLITQDDGDYYTKPMLSNALTQGRTAESLVQQSAQDMARELDADIRARTTVASLDTQARKLRLESGESLEFDSLVLAVGASPIEFSYEGDGAGDIMTVNSLADYARFRGALEGVDRVALIGPGLIGCEFANDISGSGRRVEVIGPDACPLGRLVPEAAGRALQRGLEQSGISFHLETVVTRVDREGEGYCLHLKNGDRVRAGAVLSAIGLRPRTALAEAAGLEVNRGIVVDRHLTTSVEGIHALGDCAEVEGQVLPYVMPIMQAAPALGRTLAGQPTAVSYPAMPVRVKTPSHPVVVSPVSPDARGQWSVEEVGEGVKALFHDEQGKLLGFALTGREATREHQALTRQLPSIL is encoded by the coding sequence ATGGCAGGCACTCTCATCCTGGGTACCGGGTTGGCCGGTTACAACGTGGCGCGGGAATTTCGCAAACACGACACATCCACGCCGCTCACCCTGATCACGCAGGATGACGGCGATTACTACACCAAGCCCATGCTGTCCAATGCCCTGACCCAGGGCAGGACCGCTGAGTCTCTGGTGCAGCAGTCGGCGCAGGACATGGCACGGGAGCTGGACGCGGATATCCGGGCACGCACCACGGTGGCCTCCCTGGACACCCAGGCGCGCAAGCTGCGCCTGGAATCGGGTGAATCACTGGAATTTGACAGTCTGGTGCTGGCTGTGGGGGCCAGCCCCATCGAGTTCTCCTACGAGGGTGACGGGGCAGGGGACATCATGACCGTGAATTCCCTGGCGGATTACGCCCGTTTCCGGGGGGCCCTGGAGGGCGTCGACCGGGTGGCCCTCATTGGTCCGGGATTGATCGGCTGTGAGTTTGCCAACGATATCTCTGGCAGCGGGCGCCGGGTGGAGGTGATCGGGCCGGATGCCTGTCCCCTGGGTCGGCTGGTGCCCGAAGCGGCGGGCCGCGCCCTGCAGCGGGGGCTGGAGCAATCGGGCATCAGCTTTCACCTGGAGACGGTGGTGACCCGGGTCGATCGTGAGGGTGAGGGTTATTGCCTGCACCTGAAGAACGGCGACAGGGTCCGGGCAGGAGCCGTGCTCTCTGCCATCGGACTGCGCCCGCGCACGGCTCTGGCCGAGGCGGCGGGACTGGAGGTGAACCGCGGGATCGTGGTGGATCGTCACCTGACCACCTCCGTGGAGGGGATCCATGCCCTGGGGGATTGTGCCGAGGTGGAGGGGCAGGTTCTGCCCTATGTGATGCCCATCATGCAGGCAGCTCCCGCCCTGGGTCGCACCCTGGCGGGACAGCCCACGGCGGTGTCCTATCCGGCGATGCCGGTTCGGGTGAAGACCCCAAGCCACCCGGTGGTGGTCTCGCCGGTCTCGCCGGATGCCCGGGGACAATGGTCGGTGGAAGAGGTCGGGGAGGGGGTCAAGGCCCTGTTCCATGACGAGCAGGGCAAATTGCTGGGCTTTGCACTCACCGGTCGGGAAGCCACCCGCGAGCATCAGGCGCTCACCCGGCAGTTGCCTTCGATTCTGTAA
- a CDS encoding alpha/beta-hydrolase family protein yields the protein MGVYANRLARLWRQFSVVGLLVGTLFFAFSLTPSLVPRPFLVQGLISGLSFTAGYAVGFFGRWLWSYVELPVPGPRVDWVIKILATVICSVVAVTFLWQAGEWQNALRALMEMEEAGGVQPVSVGLMTLVVFVMLLTLARLFKHTFRFLALWLGRYIPQHVSNVVGVLVAAALFWSVIDGVIFSLALRAADNSYQQVDALIEDELTRPTDPLKAGSVDSYVDWRDLGRQGRNFVSSGPRASDLREFFGENTLEPIRIYVGLNAAETAEERADLALRELKRVNAFERSVLLLVTPTGTGWVDPAALNPVEYLHRGDIATVTAQYSYLPSALSLMVEGEYGAEMARALFEKVYGHWSSLPADERPRLYLHGLSLGALNSDRSFDIYDVIQDPFHGALWSGPPFRSETWRKATRERDPGTPAWLPSFRDGDVVRFMNQHQGLDRYDGEWGAFRIAYLQHASDPITFFDPESFYREPEWIREPRGPDVSPDLRWYPIVTMLQLAADMAAGSTPAGYGHTFSASDYIDAWRVLTEPEGWSASDIERLRALFSD from the coding sequence ATGGGTGTGTATGCCAATCGACTGGCCCGGTTGTGGCGCCAGTTCTCTGTGGTGGGCCTGCTGGTGGGCACGCTGTTCTTCGCCTTCTCGCTCACCCCCAGTCTGGTGCCCCGTCCCTTTCTGGTTCAGGGGCTGATCTCCGGTTTGTCCTTCACCGCCGGTTACGCGGTGGGTTTCTTTGGTCGCTGGCTGTGGTCCTACGTGGAACTGCCGGTGCCCGGCCCGCGGGTGGATTGGGTCATCAAGATACTGGCCACGGTGATCTGTTCGGTGGTGGCGGTGACCTTCCTATGGCAGGCGGGGGAGTGGCAGAACGCCCTGCGGGCGCTCATGGAGATGGAAGAGGCCGGGGGCGTGCAGCCGGTGAGCGTGGGCCTGATGACCCTGGTGGTGTTCGTGATGCTGCTCACGCTGGCCAGATTGTTCAAGCATACCTTCCGCTTCCTGGCGCTATGGCTGGGGCGCTATATCCCTCAGCACGTTTCCAATGTGGTGGGTGTGCTGGTGGCCGCCGCCCTGTTCTGGTCGGTCATCGATGGCGTGATCTTCTCTCTGGCCCTGAGGGCCGCCGATAACTCGTATCAGCAGGTGGATGCCCTGATCGAGGATGAACTGACCCGGCCCACGGATCCCCTCAAGGCAGGCAGCGTGGATTCCTATGTGGACTGGCGCGATCTGGGGCGTCAGGGTCGCAATTTTGTTTCATCCGGGCCCAGGGCGTCGGATCTAAGGGAATTCTTTGGCGAAAACACCTTGGAGCCCATCCGTATCTACGTGGGCCTGAACGCCGCAGAGACGGCAGAAGAGCGGGCCGATCTGGCCCTGAGGGAACTCAAGCGGGTCAATGCCTTCGAGCGTTCCGTCCTTTTGCTGGTGACGCCCACGGGTACCGGATGGGTGGACCCCGCTGCGCTGAACCCGGTGGAGTATCTGCACCGGGGGGATATCGCTACGGTCACGGCCCAGTATTCCTATCTGCCCAGCGCCCTGTCACTGATGGTGGAAGGTGAATACGGGGCCGAGATGGCCCGGGCCCTGTTCGAGAAGGTGTATGGGCACTGGTCGAGCCTGCCCGCCGATGAACGCCCCCGGCTTTACCTTCACGGCCTGAGCCTGGGAGCCCTCAATTCGGATCGTTCCTTCGATATCTACGATGTGATCCAGGATCCTTTCCATGGCGCCCTGTGGAGCGGCCCCCCATTTCGCAGCGAGACCTGGCGCAAGGCCACCCGGGAGCGTGACCCGGGCACGCCGGCCTGGCTGCCCAGCTTCCGCGATGGTGACGTGGTGCGATTCATGAACCAGCATCAGGGGCTTGATCGCTACGACGGCGAGTGGGGTGCGTTCCGCATCGCCTACCTGCAGCATGCCAGTGACCCCATCACCTTTTTCGACCCGGAGAGCTTCTATCGGGAACCCGAATGGATACGGGAACCCCGTGGACCGGATGTGTCGCCGGATCTGCGCTGGTACCCCATCGTGACCATGCTGCAACTGGCAGCGGACATGGCGGCCGGGTCAACGCCTGCGGGCTACGGTCACACCTTCTCGGCGAGCGACTACATCGACGCCTGGCGTGTGCTGACCGAACCGGAGGGGTGGAGTGCATCGGATATCGAGCGTTTGCGGGCCCTGTTCAGCGACTGA
- a CDS encoding precorrin-8X methylmutase, whose protein sequence is MPHTYDYIKDGQAIYAKSFATIRSEARLDRFNTEEARVVVRVIHACGMVDVAEEVIFSSHAARAGREALLAGKPILCDSQMVAHGITRARLPADNPILCTLNDPKVPELARQIGNTRSAAALDLWGEHMDGAVVAIGNAPTALFRLLELIDAGAPRPALVIGMAVGFVGAAESKDALAAYPGLESVIVRGRLGGSAMAVAAVNALASEQE, encoded by the coding sequence ATGCCCCATACCTACGACTATATCAAGGATGGCCAGGCCATCTACGCCAAGTCCTTCGCCACCATCCGTTCCGAGGCACGCCTCGATCGGTTCAATACCGAGGAGGCCCGGGTGGTGGTGCGTGTCATCCATGCCTGCGGGATGGTGGACGTGGCTGAAGAGGTGATCTTCTCGTCTCACGCCGCCCGCGCCGGACGCGAGGCCCTGCTGGCAGGCAAGCCCATTCTGTGTGACAGCCAGATGGTGGCGCATGGGATTACCCGCGCGCGGCTGCCGGCGGATAACCCGATCCTGTGTACCCTGAATGATCCCAAGGTGCCGGAGCTGGCACGCCAGATCGGCAATACCCGATCTGCCGCCGCCCTGGATCTTTGGGGGGAGCACATGGACGGGGCCGTGGTGGCCATCGGCAATGCCCCGACGGCACTGTTCCGTCTGCTGGAGTTGATCGACGCGGGCGCGCCGCGCCCGGCCCTGGTGATCGGTATGGCAGTGGGGTTCGTGGGGGCGGCAGAGTCCAAGGATGCCCTGGCGGCCTATCCGGGGCTGGAGTCGGTGATCGTGCGGGGCCGTCTGGGGGGCAGTGCCATGGCCGTGGCTGCGGTGAATGCCCTGGCCAGTGAGCAGGAATGA
- a CDS encoding diguanylate cyclase → MDERPRILVVDDNRMNLQLLHNILNRHYQVSVAINGEQALRRAESLRPGLILLDIKMEGMDGYEVCRRLSALETTQDIPVIFVTAKDQQEEERKGLELGAVDYITKPFHPAIVEARVRNHIELKRQRDTLARLSRIDGLTGIANRRQFDDVLMQEWNHASRTGGCIGLILLDIDHFKPFNDHYGHVAGDDALKTVARTLSETLPRTTDLVARYGGEEFVCVLPGTELEGVLTVAQRIQAAVLERGIPHAASNTHAHLTVSLGVASARPKLHEGDPGKLVSLADEALYKAKASGRNQVGVQSDQ, encoded by the coding sequence ATGGATGAAAGGCCCAGGATTCTGGTGGTGGATGACAACCGCATGAACCTGCAACTGCTGCATAACATCCTCAACCGGCATTATCAGGTGAGTGTGGCCATCAATGGCGAGCAGGCCCTGAGACGGGCCGAGTCGCTGCGACCCGGCCTGATTCTGCTGGATATCAAGATGGAGGGCATGGACGGCTATGAGGTCTGTCGGCGCCTGAGCGCGCTGGAAACCACCCAGGATATCCCGGTGATCTTTGTCACGGCCAAGGATCAGCAGGAGGAAGAGCGCAAGGGCCTGGAACTGGGCGCCGTGGACTACATCACCAAGCCCTTTCACCCCGCCATTGTCGAAGCGCGTGTGCGCAACCATATCGAGCTCAAGCGCCAGCGAGACACGCTGGCACGCTTGTCCCGCATCGACGGTCTCACCGGCATCGCCAACCGACGCCAGTTCGATGATGTACTCATGCAGGAGTGGAATCACGCCAGTCGCACCGGCGGGTGCATCGGGCTCATCCTGCTGGACATTGATCACTTCAAGCCCTTCAACGACCACTACGGCCACGTGGCGGGCGATGATGCCCTGAAGACGGTGGCCCGGACGCTGAGCGAGACCCTGCCGCGCACCACGGATCTGGTGGCTCGCTACGGCGGGGAGGAATTTGTGTGTGTCCTGCCCGGTACCGAGCTTGAGGGTGTGTTGACGGTGGCCCAAAGGATTCAGGCAGCTGTTCTAGAGCGTGGCATTCCGCATGCGGCCTCAAACACTCACGCACATCTGACGGTGAGCCTGGGTGTGGCCTCGGCACGGCCAAAGCTCCATGAGGGAGACCCTGGGAAACTCGTCAGCCTTGCCGATGAAGCCCTCTACAAGGCCAAGGCCTCGGGGCGAAATCAGGTCGGAGTCCAGTCAGACCAGTAG
- the pufA gene encoding light-harvesting antenna LH1, alpha subunit, translating into MSEYRPSKPSNPRDDWKLWLVVNPGTWLMPILMTVLVVALVVHAFVYSNDSYNPLTFDASAEVAAEEAAE; encoded by the coding sequence ATGAGCGAATACAGACCGAGCAAGCCGAGCAACCCCAGAGACGACTGGAAGCTGTGGCTGGTGGTGAACCCCGGCACTTGGCTGATGCCCATCCTGATGACCGTCCTGGTCGTGGCCTTGGTCGTTCACGCTTTCGTGTACAGCAACGACAGCTACAACCCGCTGACCTTTGATGCGTCTGCGGAAGTTGCTGCCGAAGAAGCTGCTGAGTAA
- the pufB gene encoding light-harvesting antenna LH1, beta subunit yields the protein MYDNSISGLTEEQAKEFHEQFKTTFTVFMVLAAAAHFLVFLWRPFY from the coding sequence ATGTATGACAACAGCATCTCCGGTCTGACCGAAGAACAGGCCAAGGAATTCCACGAGCAGTTCAAGACCACCTTCACCGTGTTCATGGTGCTGGCTGCTGCTGCTCACTTCCTGGTGTTCCTGTGGAGACCTTTCTACTAA